The genomic window GCGGAACGAAGCGATACCGGCTCCGGTTTCCGTCACGGCGGAAGGCGGCACCTGGATCCTGTCCCTTGGCTGCTTCCCGGGCAACCCCCTGAAGGTTCCGGTGATGGGGCAGGCCGTGGAGGCGGCCCCCTACCGGGGCAGGGAGGTGCGCTTCTCGGCCCGCGTGAAGTGCGGGCACGAAGTGCGGCTCTGGCTCCGCACAGGCCGGTCCGGCCATCCCTCGGGCCTTGCGGTGCGGAGCCGGAAGATCGAGGGCGGATGGACCCACATGGAGGTGAAGGCCCGGATACCGCGGGATGCCACGACGATCGCCTTCGGTTTCGCGAGCCTTGGACAGGCTCCGCTGCTCATCCAGGGGGTGGCCCTGACGAAGCGGTGACCTACACCAGGCTCCGGATCCGCGCGTCCGTGCTCTCGATCTCGGTGATCCGGAACGCGAAGTTGCCGTCCACCACCACCACCTCGCCCCGGGCGATGAGCTTGCTGTTCACCAGCAACTCCACGGGGGCGTCGGCGGCGCGGTTCAGCTCGAGGATGGAGCCGGGGGTGAGCTTGAGGAGCTCTCCCAGCTGCATCTCGGTCTGGCCCATGCGGACCATGAGGGGCAGTTCGATGTCCAGGAGCAGGTCCAGGTTGCCGGTGTCGACGGTGGAGGCCTGGCGCTGGGGGGGGCCGGCGGCGGGGGCGGCGACGGGGACGGTGCCGCCGGTGGCCCGGGGGGCGGGGGCGGCCGCGGCGGGCGCGGGGGCTTCGGGGGCGGCCGGGGCCGGGGCCGCCGGGGCCTCGCCGATGCCCAGCTTGCGCTTGATCTGCTGGATGAGCAGGTCGGGGATCAGGAGGTGGATGACGGTGCCCAGGCTCTCCTGGCTCGTCTCCAGGGGCAGGTCGTAGAAGGGGCCGGGGCCCATGATCTCCTCCAGGCCGGAGGAATCGCCGCCCTCGGCGGAGAAGATCTCGACGTTGGAGATGGAGAGCGTCTCCCCGGCCAGGTCGGAGAGGGCCTGGTTGGCCGAGCCCATGATCTGGTTGAAGGTCTCGGCCAGGGCGTCGCGGCTGTCGCCGGCGAGCTCGGTGGAAGGGGTGCCGTCGCCGCCCAGCATGAGGTCCACCAGCATGGTGCCCTCCTTGAGGGGGAGGGCGAAGAGCAGGGTGCCGGTCATGCCCTTGGTGTAGTGGGCCTTCACGTACACCACGGTGGCCGAGTGGAGCACCGAGACGCCCACGTGGTCCAGGGTGTTGCCGTCCTGCGGCTTGATGGCGAACTCCCGGCCCGTGAGCATGGAGAACACGCTCGACATGCTTTCGGAGAAGCACCCGCCGATCTTCTGGTCGAGGTCGGACATCACGGGATCCATGTCATCCCTCCTTGCTTGCGGTCACTTGGAACACCCGCTTCTGGTTTGAGTTCAGGGCCACGTAGCCGTGGAAGCGGGGAATGCCGTCCACGGTGAGGTCGAGCATGGCGTCGAAGCGCTTGGTCAGGGGGATGAGGTCGCCCTCCTGCAGGGCGAGGATCTCCGAGAGGCGCAGGTTGGTGCCGCGGATCTCGGCGGCCACGGCCATGTCGCACTTCTTCATGCTCTCCATGAGGAGGCGGGCCTCCTCGAAGGTGCCGGACTTCTTGTAGCCCGTGTACATCTCCTGGTCGAACTTGTTGGCCACGGGCTCCAGGATGATGGAGGGGATGGCCAGGTTGATCATGCCCACCACCGTACCCATCTTCACCTCGAAGACCACCAGCAGCACGACCTCGTTGGGGGCCACGATCTGGATGAGCTGGGGGCTGGTCTCCCGGGCCTGGATCTTGAAGTCCAGGTCGATGATGCCCCGCCAGGCCTCGCGCAGGTCGTCCAGGGCCAGCTTGAGCACGCCGTCGAAGATGGACTGCTCGATGTCGGTCATGGTGCGCAGGTTCTTCAGGGGGTCGCCGGGGCCGCCCAGCATCTTGTCGATGATGGGGAAGACCAGCTGGGGGTTTACCTCCAGCGCGAAGGCGCCCTCCAGGGGGCGGATGGAGATGGCGTTGAAGCAGGTGGGGTCGGGCACCGAGAGGAGGAACTCCTGGTAGCTCAGCTGCTCCACGGAGACCAGGTTCACTTCGGTGATGGTGCGCAGGTAGGCGGAAAGGGAGCTGGAGAAGTTCCGGGCGAACCGGTCGTGCATGAAGTGCAGGCTGCGCATCTGCTCCCGGCTCACCCGGTCGGGGCGGCGGAAGTTGTAGAGGCTGACCTTCTTCTGGGGCTGGGCTTTTTTTGCCTTCTGGGGGGCGGGTCCGGCCGAGGGACGCTCCGCGGACGCGGCAGCGGGTGCAGGCGCCTTGGCCCCCTTGGCGTGGGACTTCAGGAGGGCATCTACCTCTTCCTGGCTTAGAATCTTGGCCATTTGTCAGTCCATTCAACCATCGATGCGCCGTTCTTTCAGCTTGCCCCGCAGCCGGAGCATGGACTTGGTATGCAATTGCGATACCCGACTCTCGGTGATGTTGAGGAGCGTGCCGATTTCCTTCATCGTCAGTTCCTCGAAGTAGTACAGCTGCACCACGAACCGCTCCTTGGTGGGAAGGCGGTCCACGGCGGACTTGAGAAGCAGTCTCACCTCCCGGGCCTGCAGGAGGATGTGGGGGTTCTCCCCGTCCGGGTCGGGCACGAAGCTGATGAGGTTCTCGCCCTCGCCGTTCTCGCCGGCGTCCACGAAGGCGCCCAGGGTCACGCCCTTGAGCTCGTCCAGGCTGTGGTGGAGATCCTCCAGGGCCAGGCCCAGGTGCGCGGCCACCTCCTCGTCGGTGGCGGCCCTGCCGTGCTGCTGCTCCAGGAGGTGGTAGGCGGTCTCGATGTCCTTCTTCTTCCGGCGCAGGCTGCGCGGAACCCAGTCCAGGTCTCGCAGGCCGTCCAGGATGGCGCCGCGGATGCGCTGCTCGGCGTAGGTCTTGAACTTGACGTTGCGGTCGGGCTCGAACTTGCGCACGGCGTCCATGAGCCCCAGGATGCCGGAGTGGATGAGGTCGTCCATCTCCACGTGGGAGGGCAGGCGGCTGGAGATGCGGTGGGCCACGAACTTCACCAGGGGCAGGCATTCCGTGATGAGGAACTCGCGGTCCTGGAAGTCCGGCTCGGCGTCGGGGAGCTCGGGCTTGGGCGGCGGCGGGGGGGTGTTGCGGCCATAGGCGTTCATGGCCGCCCGGGCTACGGGCGATGGGGGCTTTCTGGCCTCGGGGCCCTTTCCTCCCTGGCTTCCCTCCGTCATGGCTCCTCTGCGCTAAGGCCTTTCCAGAATGCAGCAAATCCCTCTTTTTGTAAGGGGATCTTCTGTTGCAACTGCTGTGCCGCGCCGAGGAAGGCCTGGGAAGAGGGGGCCTGGGGGTAGAGGTCGGCCACGCAGCGCTGCTGGCGCACGGACTGGAGCATGAAGGGATCGGTGGGCACCATGCCCAGGACCTGCAGGTCCCGGCTCAGGAAACGGCGGGTGGCGGCCTGGAGCTGCTCGATCGTTTCCTCGGCCTCCTCGGCGTTCTGGGCGTTGTTCACCAGGAGCCAGAGGGGCTTGTGGGGGTCGCGCAGGTGGACGGTCTTGACCATGGCGTAGGCGTCCACCAGGGCGGTGGGTTCGGGGGTGGTCACCAGGAGCACCTCCTGGGCGGCCATGAGGAGCTTTATCACTGAATCATGAATGCCGGCGGCGGTGTCGATGAGCAGCCAGTCGATGCCCTGGGACACCCGCTGGAGGCCCTGCACCAGGCGCAGCTCAGCCGCCGCGTCCAGGCGGGTGAGTTCCTGGATGCCGCTGGAGGCCGGGATGATGCGGATGCCGAAGGGGCCGTCCAGGAGGATCTCCTCCAGGATCTTTTCGCCGCGGAGCACGTGCTCCAGGGTCCACTGGGGGCTGAGCCCCAGCAGGATGTCCAGGTTGGCCAGGCCGAAGTCGGCGTCCAGCACCACCACGCGCTGGCCCATCTGGGCCAGGGACATGGCGAGGCCGGCGACCACGTTGGTCTTGCCCACGCCGCCCTTGCCGGAGGCGATGGCCATCACCCTTGAGCCGAAGAGGGTGCCGGCTGCGGGCTGGTTGCGGGAGAGGGCGCGAAGTCGGTTGGCTTGATCGTTCATTTTACCGCCAGGATTTCGAACATGATTAGCAGGCCGGCTGGGGCAGGGGGAGGATCAGGTCCGCCAGGCGGCGGCTGGTGGCCATCTCGAGGTCCTGGGGGACCTCCTGGCCCGTGCCCAGGTAGCTCAGGGGGCGCTTGACCCGCACCAGGGTGCTGAGCAGCGGCCCCAGGGTGCTCGTCTCGTCCAGCTTGGTGAACACGAGGCGCGTGGGCTTGAGGGATTCGAAGCGCTGGGCGATGTCGGCCAGGTCCCGGGGCTTGGTGGTGGCCGACAGGACCAGGTGCACCTCCACGTCGGGGAGCTCGTCCAGGAAGCGGCGCAGCTGGGCCATCATCTCGGCGTCCTTGGGGCTGTGGCCGGGGGTGTCGATGAGCACCAGGGTGCGGTCCTGGTAGAAGCGCAGGGCGCTCTTGAGGTCCTCCACCGTGAGCGCCACGTGGAGCGGCACCTGGAGGATCTCGGCGTACTGGTGGAGCTGGTCGACGGCGGCGATGCGGAAGGTGTCCAGGGTGAGCAGGGCCACCTTCTGCTTGAGCTCGAGCTTGGCGTAGGCGGCGAGCTTGGCGATGGTGGTGGTCTTGCCCACGCCGGTGGGCCCCACCAGGGCCACCACGCGGGTCTTGCCGGATTCCAGCTGGATGGGCGGGGCCACCGGGATGAAGTCGGAGATGATCCGCCGCATGAAGATCCGCGCCTTCTCGGGGTCCAGGGGGTTCTCCCCGTCCTGGTCCAGGAGCGTGCGCTGGGTGTATTCGCAAAGGCGCAGGGCGATGAAGGGGTCCACGTCGTTGGCCACCAGGTCCCCGTACAGTTCCAGCAGGGTCTGGGGAAGCTGCAGCTGGGACTGGGGCATGCCCTGCTTCTGGATGCGGGTGAGCTGGGCCTTCATGAGGTCCAGTTCGCGCAGGATGGAGGTGTTCCGGTTCTCCACGTCCTTGAGGGCCTCCACGGCGCCCTTGATCTCCAGGAGCTCCCGGCGCAGGGGCTGGAGGTCCATGGGGGGCGGGGGGGCCGGGGCGGGCGCGGGGGCCGGGGGGGGCGGGGCCTTCACCTGGAGGGGTTTCGGAGCCTCCGCGGGACGGCTGGCCAGGGGATCCCGGAGGCCGTAGGTGCCGTTGGCGGCCGCGGGCTGCTCGTCCACGGCGGCGGTGACCTCGATGTAGGTCTCCTCGCCCATGAGCGACTTCCGCCGCTTGGTGCGGGTGGAGAGGATGAAGGCCTCCTCGCCCATGTCGCGCTTGACGACGGCGAGAGCCTCCTGCATGGAAGCGGCTTCGAAAGTCTTCACACGCATGGGTCCGTCCGATGAGGGGGGGTGGGTGGCGTCATGAGACCGTCCCGAGGTTGACCACGCGCACGTCCATGGGGATCTCGCTGTGGCTCAGGACGACCAGGTGGGGCAGGGCCCGCTCCAGCAGGCGGCGCAGGTGGGGCCGCACGACGGGATTGGTGAGGAGCACGGGCTGGGCTCCGGGCAGGAGGTTGGTGATGCCCGTGGAGATGCGGCCGAGGATCTCCTGGAGCCGCCCGGGGTCCAGGGCGAGGAAGCTGCCCCGGTCCGTGGTCTCGATGCCGGACTGGATGGTCTGCTCCAGCTGGGGGTCCAGCATCAGCACGCCCAGCTCGTTGTTCTCGGAGATGTGGGGCGTGGTGAGCGAGCGCCCCAGGTGCTGGCGCACGTACTCGGTGAGCGTCAGGGGGTCGCGGGTGATGGGGATGGCGTCGGCGCAGGCCTCGAGGATCCGGCCCAGGTCCCGCACGGGGACCCGCTCCCGCAGGAGGTTCTGGACGACCTTCAGGAGCACGCCCACGGGCACCACGTTGGGCACCAGCTCCTCCACGAGCTTGGGGGTGGTCTCCTTGAGGTTGTCCAGGAGCTGCTGCAGCTCGGGGCGTCCCACCAGTTCCGGGGCCTGCTGCTTGATGAGCTCGGAGAGGTGGGTGGTGATGACGGTGGCCGGGTCCACCACGGTGTAGCCCATGAGCTGGGCGTGGTCGCGCTGGGCCTCCTGGATCCAGAAGGCGGGGAGCCCGAAGGCGGGCTCGGTGGTGGCCGTGCCCTGGACGTCGCCGGTGGCGGTGCCCGGGTTCATGGCCAGGAAGGCCCCGGGGGTGACCTCGCTGCGGGCGATCTCCTCGCCCCGCAGCTGGACCCGGTAGGTGTTGGCGGGGAGCTGGAGGTTGTCCCGGATGCGGATGGGGGGCACGACGATGCCCAGCTCCTGGGCCATCTGGCGGCGCAGGGCCTTGATGCGCTCGAGCACCGTGCCGCCCTGGTTCACGTCCAGGAGGCTGATGAGGCCGTAGCCCACCTCCAGGCCCAGGGGGTCCACCTTGAGGAGGGACTCCACGCGCTCGGGGGCCTCGGCCTTGGCCTTCTCCTTGGGTTCGGCCTTGGCCTCCAGGCGCTGGGCGGCGAACTTCCGGGTGGCGTAGGCCATGATGCCGAAGATGATCCCCATGATCCAGAAGGGGACCAGGGGCAGGCCCGGCACCGCCCCGAACAGGAACAGCACCGACGCCGCGATGGCCAGGGGCCGGTAGTCCATGCCCAGCTGGCCCATGACCTCGGTGCCGAGGTTGGGGGACTGGGAGCCGCTGCGGGTGGTGAGGATGGCGCCGCCCACGGAGATGAGGAGGCTGGGCACCGCCGTCACCAGGCCGTCGCCCACGGTCAGGAGGGTGAAGGTCTCCATGGACTGCAGGACGGGCAGGTTGTACTTGAGGATGCCGATGAGGATGCCGGCGATGATGTTCACCGCCAGGATGAGCAGGGCCGCCACGGCGTCCCGCTGGGTGAACTTCACGGCGCCGTCCATGGCCCCGTAGAAGTTGGCCTCCTCGCCCAGTTCCCTGCGGCGCTTGCGGGCCTCCACCTCGTCGATGTAGCCGGCGTTCAGGTCGGCGTCGATGGCCATCTGCTTGCCGGGCATGGCGTCCAGGGTGAACCGGGCGGTGACTTCGGCGATGCGGCCGGAGCCGTGGTTGATGACCAGGAACTGGATGGCCAGGAGGATGAGGAACACCACCAGGCCGATGATGTAGCTGCCGCCCACCACGAACTGGCCGAAGGCCTGCACCATGTGCCCGGCCGCTTCGGGCCCCTGCTCGCCACCGTAGAGGAGGATCCGCCGCGTGGTGGCCACGTTCAGGGCCAGCCGGAACAGGGTGATGATCAGCAGGATGGAGGGGTAGGCGTTGAATTCCTGGGGCTTGGCCACATACATGCCCACCATGAGGATCAGGAGGGACATGGTGATGTTGAAGACGATCAGGATGTCGATCACGAACGCCGGCAGGGGCAGGATCATGACGACCATGACGATGAGGACGAAAACGGGCGTGGCCAGGTCCGCCCGCTTCGAGAGGCGGGTGATATACGGAAGGAGCCTGTCCAGGAAGGTCAGCATGTTGACACCGGGATACCGGGGAGCGAAAGGGATGCCAACCGTTCAAGTGTTGGAAAATGAAGGTGTTGACCTTCAGGGGCGGCCCGGGGCCCCCCGGGGGCCGGTGCGGAACCTTGGCTTTGGTAGACTGGAGGCATTCCTGGGGAGACGCACATGGCTCATTCCACCCTTCTGATCCCGGCCTGCCTCCTCCTGGTCCTGGGCTGCGTCGAGCCCAAGGCCATCGCGCCCGTGTCCCCCATGGCCCCCTCGCCCCTGGTGGTGGAACCGGCCTCCGTGGCGGTGACCGCGGGTCAGGGGACGGACTTCAAGGCCCGGGCCCAGGACGGTTCCAGGCCCGCGGTGGCCTGGGAGGCCCAGGGCGGCTCCGTGGACGCCTCCGGGCACTTCACGGCGCCTGCCGAGCCGGGCACGGCCACGGTGGTGGCCAGGGCCTACGGGGGCCGCACGGCCTCGGCCACGGTCAAGGTGGTGCCTCCCCCCCGGGGCCCCGTGACGGCCCCCGCGAGGGTGATGGCCGGCGCCCGCGACGTGCGCGCCTCGGTGCCGGCGCAGGAGGGGGCCACCTACGAATGGAAGGTGGAGGGCGGGGTCCTCAAGGGCGGCGCCCGCGGCGCCACGGTGGCCTTCGACGCCGGCTCCGGGCCCAGGGCCGTCCTTTCCTGCCGGGTGGTCAACGCCGCCGGCCAGGGGCTCACGGCCTCCCTGGAACTGCCCCTGTCGCCCGGGGTGGACCTGTCGGTCACGCCCGCCTCCGTCACCGTGACCGCCGGGGCCAGCACGAAGCTCGGGTTCACCCTGGAGGGCGGCGCCACCGGGGAGGTGCAGTGGTCGGTGCTGGAAGCCGGCGGCGGCACGGTGGACGCCTCGGGCAGGTACCGCGCCCCCGGCAAGCCCGGCGCCTACACGGTCCAGGTGCGCTCCAAGGACGATCCCGCCATCAAGGCCACCGTGCCCGTGAAGGTCGTGGCCGCCCCCGCAGGCGCCGTGAAGGGCCCCGGCAAGGTCGCTCCGGGCGCCAAGGCCCTTCGGGCCAGCGTCGTGGAGCAGGCCGGGTGCCGCTATGCGTGGAAGGTCACGGGCGGAACCATCACCTCGGGAGCCGACGCGCCCCTGGTGGTCTTCGAGGCCGGGGACGGGCCGAAGCTGGAGCTGGTGTGCGAGATCACCAACGAGGCGGGGGATTCCTTCCAGGCCAGGCTCACGGTGCCGGTCAGCTAGACGGGGCCCGCCGCGACCGCCTCCTCCGTCGTGATGGGCAGGGTCCGCTCCTGGCTGTGCTGCCGGATGGGGCAGGGCTCCACGGAGCAGTGGTCGCACAGGGCCCGCTGGCAAGGGTCCACGTGGGTGTGGAGCTCGCCCTCGATGCCCGCCTCGCGCACCACGGACTTCGCGAAGGCGTCGGCCAGGTCGTGGCTCTGGGCGATGCCGTAGAACTCGGGCACCACCATGTGGATGTCCACGTGGATGTAGCGGCCCGAGCGCATGGTGCGCAGCTCGTGGATGGCCAGGATGTCGTCGGGGCGGATCCGGTTGATGGCGGCCACCAGCTTGTCCAGGAGGTCGGGGTCCTCGGTGTCCAGGAGGGCGGCGCTGGAGGAACGCACCAGCTTGAAGCCGGTCCAGGCCAGGAGCCCGCCCACGCCCAGGGCGATGATCGCGTCCAGCCACTGCCAGCCCGTGAGGGCCACCAGGAACAGGCCGATGCCCAGGCCCACGGTGGTGTAGAAGTCGGACAGGACATGGTGGCCGTCGGCCTCCAGGGCGAGGGAGCGCTGCTTCCTGCCGCAGTGGATGAGGTACAGCCCCAGCGCGCCGTTGAGCACGCCGGCGGCGAAGTTGATGGCCATGCCCTTGCCCAGGTGCTCCAGGGGGGGGCGGTCCACCAGGGAGTGCACGGCCTCGTACCCGATGAGCACCGCCGCGAGGCTGATCATGCCGCCTTCGAAGGCCGCGGAGAAGTGCTCGATCTTGCCGTGGCCGTAGGGGTGCTCCCTGTCCGCCGGCTTGCCCGCGAAGATGATGGCGCCCAGGGCGAACACGGCGGCCACCACGTTGACCACGTTCTCGATGGCATCGGACTTCAGGGCGGCGGAATGGGAGATGTGGAAGGCGTAGTATTTCAGGCCGAGGATGAAGAGACCCGCGGTGATGGACAGCGTCGAGACGCGGATCCGGGCTCTCTGGGAATGGGCTTCTTCGTTCATGCGGGCCTCTCGGCCCTGGAACGGGCCTTGGTTCCCATGATGGAGCCAGGGGGAAGGGGGGGCAACTGTCTCCTCCGCAGGCCGGGGCTCCGGCTTCGTTTCCAGGCGATTGAACCTTGTTGAGACTCATTCCTCGCGACGGGTTTTCCCGTCCTTTCTCAAGGGGCCGATCCGCCTTCCGGCGCCTCTTTGGAATTTTGAAAATACATTACGTAATGAGTCTCAATTGCCGATACGCTTTTCAAGGTTCGGTCTAGGGCAGCCTTCGTGGGCCCGAATGACGGATCCCCATCCCCGCCGGAGTCCCGGCGTGGTCAGCCGAGTGATCAGCCACAGGGAGCCCCCTCGTGTCCACCTGCCGTCCCCGTTCCCTTTCCTGGCTGGCCCTGGCCCTCCTTCTCGCAGCGGGGTGCGGAGGCTCCCGGAGGAGCTCCCCGCAGGCGCCGGCGGCCCTGGTCCTGGCGCCGTCTTCCCCCATCCTGGCCGTGGGCCAGTCGGTGCAGTTCTCCGCCGCCCTGCCGCCGGGAGCCGTGGCCACCTGGTCCGTGGAGCCTCCGTCCGCCGGCCTCATCTCGCCCACCGGCGCCTTCACCGCCGCCGGCGCCCCCGGGGCGTGCACCGTCCGTGTCAGCTACGGCCTGGAGGCCCCCTACCGCGCCACGGCCAACGTGACGATCCTCCCGCCCCCGGCTCCGGCCACCTCCACCCCGGGCCAGGAGCAGGCCTCGGGCCAGGGGCAGACCCAGCCCGGCACCGGCGCCGCCAACGCCGCGCTGGTGGGTGAAGTCGTTCCGGTCACCAACGCCGTCAGCGCCGACCCGGCCGTGCAGGTGCGCCACGGTTTCCTGCCTCCCGGCCTTTGAACGTCGTCCCGACCTCCCCCTTGAAGGTGCCCCCCTTGCGACACGCCCTCCGAACCCCCCTCCTCGCCATCCTCCTCGCCGCTCCCGCACTCGCCGCCGATCCGGCCCCGCCGCCCACCCTGGCCTACCAGGGCCGGCTCCTGGAAGGCGCGGCGCCCGTGACCGGGGACCGGAGCTTCACCTTCACCATCCTGGATGCGGCGGGAAGCCCGGTGTGGCATTCGGGCCCCCAGACCCTCGCCGTGAACGTCGGCCTCTATTCCGCGGTGCTGGGTTCCGCGGGCATGCCCCCCATGCCCGCCGAGATCCTGGGCCGGGCCGGCCTGAAGCTCCATGTCACCCTCTCCGGCCTGGCCCTCACCCCCGACGTGGACATCATCCCCGGCTTCCAGGCGCGCAGCGCCTGGGAAGTCACCGGCGCCTTTGCCGGGGACCTCACGGGAACCCAGGGGCAGACGCAGGTGACGGGCCTCCAGGGCTACCCCCTGGACCTGACCACGGCGGCCCCCGTCCCCGGCCAGTCGCTTGTGTTCGACGGCACCCGTTGGGCTCCGTCGAGCCTTGCGGGCATCGCCGGCCCCTCCGGAGCCCAGGGGCCCGAGGGCCCCGCGGGCACGGCGGGTCCCACCGGCCTCCAGGGGCCCATCGGCCTGACGGGCGTCGCCGGTCCCACCGGCGCGCAGGGGCCCATCGGTCCGACGGGCGCCACCGGCCCCGCCGGCACGCAGGGGCCCATCGGTCTGACGGGCGCCACCGGTCCCGTCGGCCCACAGGGTTCCATTGGCCTGCCGGGCGCCACCGGTTCCGTCGGCCCACAGGGACCCATCGGTCTGACGGGCGCCACCGGTTCCGTCGGCGCACAGGGGCCCGTCGGTCTGACGGGTCCGGCCGGGCCCGCGGGCGCAACCGGTGCCGCCGGTCCTCAGGGCGCAGCGGGTCTGACGGGGGCGATGGGACCCCAGGGACCCATCGGCCTGACAGGCTCGGCCGGACCCGCGGGCCCAGCCGGCGCGACCGGACTCCAGGGACCTGCCGGACCTGCCGGTGCGACCGGAGCGCCTGGCAGCATCGGACCCCAGGGGCTTACCGGGCCGGCCGGCGCAACGGGCGCGACCGGGCCCCAGGGCATTCAGGGGCCTGCGGGGCCGGCGGGCAGTTCCGGTGGCGGTAGCTCGGCCACGCGGTCGCCGCTGCAGATCGCCACGCTCGCCTGGTACGGCGCCAACACCACCTTTCCCGCGATCGCGGTGGGCTCCCATCCCGTGGCGCTGGCGTTCGATGGCCGGAGCATGTGGGTCGGGAACTACTCCAGCAACAACGTGACCCGGATCCTGACGGCCACCGGGGCGGTGCTCGGCACCTATGCGATTCCGGGCAACTGCCCCACCGGCGTGGCCTTCGACGGCGTCAACGTCTGGGTCTGCAGCCTGCTGGGGAGCGCCACCACCAACCTGACGAAATTCAGCGGCGTCGACGGCACCGTGCTCGGCTCCTACAAGATCGGGACCGACAACGCCTTCGCGGTGGCCTTCGACGGGACGGTCCTTTGGGTCGCCAGCATCGACGGGTACGTCTACCGGGTCGATGTGTCCAACGGCAGCCAGCTTGGAGCCTACCTGGTGGGGCAGGGGCCCATCTCCATGGCCTTCGACGGCACCAGCATCTGGACCGCCAACTCGAACGACATAACCGTCACGCGGATCAACGTGGCCAATCCGGCCATCGTGGCGACCTACACGGTGGGCTCCATGGACCAGGACTGGGAGAACGGCGCCTTCCCGGTCGCTGTGGCCTTCGACGGCTCCAACATCTGGGTTTCGCTCCTGGGCTCGGGCTCCGTGCCGAGTTCGGTGAAGAAGCTCAACGTCGCCGACGGCACCGTCGCCGCCACCTGCACCGGGATCAACACTCCCACCTCGATGGCCTTCGACGGCGTCCACCTCTGGGTGGCAAGCGGCAACACCATGGGCAAGATCAAGGTCGCCGACGCCAGTCTGGCGGCCACCGTCCCGGCGGGCCTGGGCGTGTCGGGCATCGCGTTCGATGGCGTCAACATCTGGTGCGCCAACAACACCGCGTCGGGAACCGTCTCCAGGCGCTAAACGGCCCTGCGGCCTCCGGGGCCCTTGCCCATGACCCCCTCAATCTGTCATCACGGGGCGATGGGCGGAACGAAGACAAACTGTGAACAAAGGGCATAGGCGAGGGTGCCCACGGAAATACTCAGGAGACTGTTCCTACCCAGGCCATGGACGGCCAGCACGACTCCCGACGCCAGGATTTCGGGCAGCCCATGGGGATACCTCAAATAGTCCACTTCGCTGAGGCTTTGCAGGCTCAACAGCACCATGATGGCCGCCGGGAGTTTTCGGCCCAGGTTTCTGAGCCGAGGCCTCGCTCCCAGGCGCGCAGCGAGGAGGAAAGGCAGGGTCCGGGTCAGCGCCGTTGTGAGGAACATGACACCTAGGCCGCCGATCAGGTAGCGCATGGTTCTTCCCTTTCCATAAGCAGGAGGATTGTCGCGATGAGCAGGGAAAGAAGAAGCAGCTGCTTTCTGCACATGGCCAAGGCGAGGCCCCCCGCCAGGAGGGCGGCCAGGAAGGGATACCGGGATCTGCTTGCCTGCCACTGCTCCAGGGTAAGAACCAGGAAGAGGGCGGTCAGCACAAACCGGAGGGCAGGGATCTCCACCTTCACCAGCGTCCCGAACAGCGCGCCCAGGGTCGTGCCGCCGATCCAGTAGAGGTGGTTGAGGAGGGTAAGGAACAGGCAATACTCCGCATCGTTTTCGGGCAGAGGCGGACGGGAGGTAAGAATGGAATAGGTCTCGTCGGTGAGGCCATGGGTGAGATACC from Geothrix sp. 21YS21S-2 includes these protein-coding regions:
- the flhF gene encoding flagellar biosynthesis protein FlhF — protein: MRVKTFEAASMQEALAVVKRDMGEEAFILSTRTKRRKSLMGEETYIEVTAAVDEQPAAANGTYGLRDPLASRPAEAPKPLQVKAPPPPAPAPAPAPPPPMDLQPLRRELLEIKGAVEALKDVENRNTSILRELDLMKAQLTRIQKQGMPQSQLQLPQTLLELYGDLVANDVDPFIALRLCEYTQRTLLDQDGENPLDPEKARIFMRRIISDFIPVAPPIQLESGKTRVVALVGPTGVGKTTTIAKLAAYAKLELKQKVALLTLDTFRIAAVDQLHQYAEILQVPLHVALTVEDLKSALRFYQDRTLVLIDTPGHSPKDAEMMAQLRRFLDELPDVEVHLVLSATTKPRDLADIAQRFESLKPTRLVFTKLDETSTLGPLLSTLVRVKRPLSYLGTGQEVPQDLEMATSRRLADLILPLPQPAC
- a CDS encoding FliA/WhiG family RNA polymerase sigma factor; this encodes MNAYGRNTPPPPPKPELPDAEPDFQDREFLITECLPLVKFVAHRISSRLPSHVEMDDLIHSGILGLMDAVRKFEPDRNVKFKTYAEQRIRGAILDGLRDLDWVPRSLRRKKKDIETAYHLLEQQHGRAATDEEVAAHLGLALEDLHHSLDELKGVTLGAFVDAGENGEGENLISFVPDPDGENPHILLQAREVRLLLKSAVDRLPTKERFVVQLYYFEELTMKEIGTLLNITESRVSQLHTKSMLRLRGKLKERRIDG
- the fliN gene encoding flagellar motor switch protein FliN, with translation MDPVMSDLDQKIGGCFSESMSSVFSMLTGREFAIKPQDGNTLDHVGVSVLHSATVVYVKAHYTKGMTGTLLFALPLKEGTMLVDLMLGGDGTPSTELAGDSRDALAETFNQIMGSANQALSDLAGETLSISNVEIFSAEGGDSSGLEEIMGPGPFYDLPLETSQESLGTVIHLLIPDLLIQQIKRKLGIGEAPAAPAPAAPEAPAPAAAAPAPRATGGTVPVAAPAAGPPQRQASTVDTGNLDLLLDIELPLMVRMGQTEMQLGELLKLTPGSILELNRAADAPVELLVNSKLIARGEVVVVDGNFAFRITEIESTDARIRSLV
- the fliM gene encoding flagellar motor switch protein FliM, with product MAKILSQEEVDALLKSHAKGAKAPAPAAASAERPSAGPAPQKAKKAQPQKKVSLYNFRRPDRVSREQMRSLHFMHDRFARNFSSSLSAYLRTITEVNLVSVEQLSYQEFLLSVPDPTCFNAISIRPLEGAFALEVNPQLVFPIIDKMLGGPGDPLKNLRTMTDIEQSIFDGVLKLALDDLREAWRGIIDLDFKIQARETSPQLIQIVAPNEVVLLVVFEVKMGTVVGMINLAIPSIILEPVANKFDQEMYTGYKKSGTFEEARLLMESMKKCDMAVAAEIRGTNLRLSEILALQEGDLIPLTKRFDAMLDLTVDGIPRFHGYVALNSNQKRVFQVTASKEG
- the flhA gene encoding flagellar biosynthesis protein FlhA translates to MLTFLDRLLPYITRLSKRADLATPVFVLIVMVVMILPLPAFVIDILIVFNITMSLLILMVGMYVAKPQEFNAYPSILLIITLFRLALNVATTRRILLYGGEQGPEAAGHMVQAFGQFVVGGSYIIGLVVFLILLAIQFLVINHGSGRIAEVTARFTLDAMPGKQMAIDADLNAGYIDEVEARKRRRELGEEANFYGAMDGAVKFTQRDAVAALLILAVNIIAGILIGILKYNLPVLQSMETFTLLTVGDGLVTAVPSLLISVGGAILTTRSGSQSPNLGTEVMGQLGMDYRPLAIAASVLFLFGAVPGLPLVPFWIMGIIFGIMAYATRKFAAQRLEAKAEPKEKAKAEAPERVESLLKVDPLGLEVGYGLISLLDVNQGGTVLERIKALRRQMAQELGIVVPPIRIRDNLQLPANTYRVQLRGEEIARSEVTPGAFLAMNPGTATGDVQGTATTEPAFGLPAFWIQEAQRDHAQLMGYTVVDPATVITTHLSELIKQQAPELVGRPELQQLLDNLKETTPKLVEELVPNVVPVGVLLKVVQNLLRERVPVRDLGRILEACADAIPITRDPLTLTEYVRQHLGRSLTTPHISENNELGVLMLDPQLEQTIQSGIETTDRGSFLALDPGRLQEILGRISTGITNLLPGAQPVLLTNPVVRPHLRRLLERALPHLVVLSHSEIPMDVRVVNLGTVS
- a CDS encoding MinD/ParA family protein, which translates into the protein MNDQANRLRALSRNQPAAGTLFGSRVMAIASGKGGVGKTNVVAGLAMSLAQMGQRVVVLDADFGLANLDILLGLSPQWTLEHVLRGEKILEEILLDGPFGIRIIPASSGIQELTRLDAAAELRLVQGLQRVSQGIDWLLIDTAAGIHDSVIKLLMAAQEVLLVTTPEPTALVDAYAMVKTVHLRDPHKPLWLLVNNAQNAEEAEETIEQLQAATRRFLSRDLQVLGMVPTDPFMLQSVRQQRCVADLYPQAPSSQAFLGAAQQLQQKIPLQKEGFAAFWKGLSAEEP